One genomic window of Notamacropus eugenii isolate mMacEug1 chromosome 6, mMacEug1.pri_v2, whole genome shotgun sequence includes the following:
- the LOC140510590 gene encoding small ribosomal subunit protein eS4, Y-like, with translation MAHGPKKHLKRVAAPKHWMLDKLTGVFASRPSTGPHKLRECLPLIIFLRNRLKYALTGDEVKKICTQRFIKIDGKVCTDITYPAGFMDVLSINKTGEHFRLVYDTKGCFAVHRITAEEAKYKLCKVRKILVARKGIPHLVTHDARTIRYPDPLIKVSDTVQINLETGKITDFIKFDAGNLCMVTGGANLGRIGVITNRKRHLGSFDVVYVKDSNGNSFATRLSNIFVIGKGNKPWISLFRGKAICLTIAEERDKRLVDKQSSG, from the coding sequence ATGGCTCATGGTCCCAAGAAGCACCTGAAGCGTGTGGCAGCCCCAAAGCATTGGATGCTTGATAAATTGACAGGAGTTTTTGCTTCTAGACCTTCCACAGGCCCCCATAAGCTGCGGGAGTGCCTCCCCCTCATCATCTTTCTTAGAAATAGACTCAAGTATGCCCTGACAGGTGATGAGGTCAAGAAGATCTGTACGCAGCGGTTCATCAAGATCGATGGCAAAGTCTGTACTGACATTACCTACCCTGCTGGCTTTATGGATGTCCTCAGCATCAATAAGACAGGAGAGCATTTCCGTTTGGTGTATGACACCAAGGGTTGTTTTGCTGTGCACCGCATCACAGCTGAAGAGGCAAAATATAAATTGTGCAAAGTGAGAAAGATCCTTGTGGCTAGAAAAGGTATCCCTCATCTGGTGACCCATGATGCCCGTACTATCCGTTATCCAGATCCTCTAATCAAAGTGAGTGACACTGTCCAAATTAATTTAGAGACTGGTAAGATCACCGATTTCATCAAATTTGATGCTGGCAACCTATGTATGGTAACTGGTGGTGCTAATTTGGGTCGAATTGGTGTGATCACCAACAGGAAGAGGCATCTAGGCTCTTTTGATGTTGTCTATGTGAAGGATTCCAATGGCAATAGCTTTGCCACTAggctttcaaacatttttgttaTTGGCAAAGGTAACAAGCCTTGGATCTCTCTATTCCGTGGAAAAGCTATCTGTCTCACCATTGctgaagaaagagataagagattGGTGGACAAACAGAGTAGTGGATAA